The sequence CTACTGGGAATCAGGGGCGGGGAGCAccccaggggtggggtgggccccccccctcacccccccctcaccccccccctcTTCCCATTGCTCCTGGCCCGCACAAAgtcagttttctttcattttgacgGACTGTACCACCAGAGCGCCGGGTGGGGGAGGCCCAACTTCTCCACAATGAAGGGTGTTCGGGGAGAAAACTGGCCCAGAGGGACCCCGCGGGcctgcccctgcctctccccGGGCCGGGCCTCCCCTCGGCCCTGCCGACCCCCCTGGCTGCTGTTGCCTCGACCCCTGCCAGGCCTGCTGGCCCGAGATAAGGCCTCTTATCGCTCCTGGCGATCGCAGCCGCTTATCGCCAGCTCCCATCGGCCCGGGCGGAGGACAGGGGGCGCCCGGGGTCCGGCTGCGCCCTGGCCCGCGCCCCGGCCCGCGCCCTCCCCGCCGCCCGGGCCTATCGCCGCTGCCATCTGGCCGGCCAAGGCCGCGCTcccgcgcgccccgcccccgctCCCACGTTTGAAGTTAATAAATGGAAGCGCCTATCGCCGCCGCCATCGGGCGCGCGCCTTATCGCCCGGCACATCTATCTCCGCGCGGAACAAAAGGCGCAGAGGCGCGGGCAGCTGCACCCGGGCTCCTCGGGGCCCCCTCCCgggcccgcccctccccgccgggGGCCCGGCCGGCCACAGGTGAGGCGAGCGGGCCGGCGCGGCCGCGGGGGCCGCCCGCACAGGCGCGGGCGCAGGGCTGGCGGGCGCCGCCGCTCGGTGGCAATCGGCACCCTCATCTTAACGCGCCCGAGATCTGCCGGGGGGAGGAGGCGCCTGGGTCCGCGGCGGCAGGGAGGGCGCCCGCCTGCTCCCGGCCCCCAGGGGCGCGCGGGGGGTGGGCATCGGGGGCCGGCCCGCAGACCCCCCGGGGCCTCTGCGCCCCAGGCGCCGCGGCTGCCCCGGCCTTATCGGCGCTGGCGATCGGCTCCCAACCTGAGATCTGCTGCCCGCGCTATCTGCGTTTCTCATCACGCCGCGcacacacgcgcgcacacaccCACGAGTGCACAACCCAACAGGGCgcacgggggaggaggggaaggggacagCAGAAAGACGCCGGCGGCCCAGGGCCGCGCGAGTTGGACTACTTGAGCCTATGAGACAGAGCGACTTTCGGAAGCAGGTTCCGCTTGCGCGCTGGGGGCGTCGGCTGCCGGGCACGGGTTCAAGCCTGGGGTCCCCGTCTCCGGAGGGGACGCTCCCACGGGCGCGCACCCAGAGGCGTCTGGGGAGTGCGAAGGGGTCGTGCCCGGAGCCCGGAGGACCTGTCCGCCCCTCCCGCTGGCGGGAGGCAGCCCGCGCGGGGCAACTGGTCCCGGAGGCCACAAGTTATTgttggcgggggcggggggcgggtgcTTCCAGCGCCCTTATCGCAGGGACATCGTTAGCGTGGACGTGCCACCAAGAAAACTTGGACGCGCCCAGGGGCGACCCCGGCCCGCGTCCCCGGGCCCCTCCCCTGACCCGGagtcgccccccacccccagcgggGATTGCCGTGGACACCGATGAGCGCCCGTGTCGGCCCGTACGGCGTGAACCAGACATGAGGGGGGTGGGCCCTTCGGCCACCAGGGCGGGGGGGCGTCCGGGTCAGGCTTGGGCTGCGGCAGATGCACCCCCCAGCCCCGCGCTCTGCGGCCGGAGGCGGCCCCGCGCACTTGGCGGCGCATTTTCCAGCGGCCCCAGGTGCCCCCTCGGGTCTGCCCGGCTCCCTCCGAGATACACAGCCTGGGAGCGTCGCCGCGCGAGATAAGATCACAATTTCAGCCCGTCCCGACAGCGCGATCTTATCAGGGTGGGACTTGCAGaatggaatattttaaactttatctgGGCCCAATCGGGGCCGCCCTATCGGCCGCCCCATCTCGGGCGCGCGGGGagggcccggcccccgcccctccccggccccgcgCGGACCTCCCGCGGCCGGACCCTCCCCCCCGAGGGCCGGACCCTCCGTGCCCGCGGCCGAGACGCGGGGGCCCGGCCGGCCGCGGAGATTGGATTACGGCGCGCTCGGCACtcggcgcggggggcgcggcgcGGGTGAAGGTCGCGGCGCTGGCGCGGCGGCGGCGCGCGGCGGGCGGGGGTCGCGGGCAAAGTTTGACTCACGCTTGATCTGCCGGGGGTTGCTCTGCTTCCTCCGGGACATGTCTCCGGCGCCGCGCGCCCTCCCGGCGGCCGCCTCTAGCCcctggcgggcggcgggcggcggcggcggcgcggcggggccgcggggcggcTCATGCCCCCGGCCCCCGGGCTCCACGGCCTCCCCGGCCCGCGCCCCCAGCCCGCCGCGCCCGGGCCCGgagccgcccgcgccgccgcggAGGCCGGAGGCCACGGCCCTGCGCTGCGGGCGcgcccggcgggcggcgggccgGTCCGGCTGCGCTCCGCTCCGCGCGCACACGCCGCCGCCGCTCCGGCTCTTCTCAATGGACCCGCGGGCGGCGAGCGGACCCGCGGCCACCGGGAGGGCGAGCGGGGCGggctgcggcgggcggcgcgccgggggcggggcctgcgcgtcaccggccccggccccgccccggccccgcccccggctcgGCAGGggcgccctggccccgcccctcggcgcgccggccccgcccccgggccggCCCGAGTCCTCCCCGGCGGtggccccgccccccggcgcgccggccccgcccccgggccggCCCGAGTCCTCCCCGGCGGTGGCCCCGCCCCCTCGgcgcgccggccccgcccccgggccggCCCGAGTCCTCCCCGGCGGTGGCCCCGCCCCCTCGgcgcgccggccccgcccccgggctgGCCAGGGTCCTCCCCGGCGGTGGCCCCGCCCCCCCAgcgcgccggccccgcccccgggctgGCCAGGGTCCTCCCCGGCGGTGGCCCCGCCCCCCCAgcgcgccggccccgcccccgggctgGCCAGGGTCCTCCCCGGCggtggccccgcccccgggccggCCCGAGTCCTCCCCGGCGCTGGCCAGCCCCGAGGCCCGCCCCCTGCCATGAAGAGCCCTCTAGCCCCTGTCTCCCTGTTCGAGTCCTGAGTCTCTGCCCGCCACGTCTGGCGCGGACTCCAAGGTCCCCCCGCGGTCCCCCTCACGGTTTGGGCCCGGCGCTAGGCCTCTCTGGCTCCGCCCCTCCGCGGCAGCTCCGCCCCTTGACGCCGAGGCTGCGCCCCGCCTCGTGTCCCCGCCCCTCGGCGGCgctcaggccccgccccccgcccgccccagaTCTTcacggccccgccccgccccaggccccacccccttGGCCTGCAACTCCGCCCCTCTCGGCCCTGGCCTCCCCTCTGGCCCCTTGTGCCTGGCGGTCCCCGCCGGGTTAGGACGTGAGGGCCTGGCTAGGACTCCCGTCTTCGCCTCGGCCAGATTTGGGGTGTGCAGCGGACTCTGGAGGGGACTCCCGGGCGGGGCTGCGATCTCTGCAGCCTCCATCCCCCAGGGGGCCCCCCAAATGGCGAGGGCCTCTGCCTTAGGGAGAGGGGGGCCCTCAGTCTTGCTCCCCTGCGCTCAGGCCTAGCTGGAATTCGGGGAGGGGGCGCGGAAGCCGGCGGCCAGGTGCCCGCTCCCCTGGCAGATGCGCCCCGGGCCTTGCCCCTGCGGCCTCTTTCCCCACCTGCTGGCAGAGGTTGGCGCGGCGCAGCCCCTCGGCGGGCCCAGGGGTCTCCCCGACCCCCACTCGGACCTGGAGCGCCCCAGGTTCCCAGCCCCTTGTCTGTGCCACCATTTTTAGTAAGGAAAGAGAGGCCCGGGGGATTCGCAAGCCCATCCAGTGTGGGGGCGTggtcgtccccccccccccccccccgaagtGGACTGTTTCATTTAACGCGCCCTCTGCTTTACCCCCCACACTCACCGGAAGTGCAGTTAGCAGGGCCCAGGGCTCAGCCCCAGACTTTGCTGAGAAGCCGCTGGTCCCCGTCCAGCTGCGCTGGGTCTACCCTCCGCATGGCCGCCGGTCAGCACAGCCATCCAGCTCCCGGCCACTGGCCAGCCAGGCTAGCTGGACGCGGGGCCCCGGGCCCTCCAGCCTGCTtcatgggggagaaggggagggcagCTGAGGGGGCGGACCAGGGGAGGCGGAGCCTGAGGGGACAGTGGGGGTCAGAACCTGGGGGGGACAGAGCCTGGGGAGGGCACTGGTGGGGCAGAGCCTGGGGGAGGGCAACTGGGGGGACAGAGCCTGGGGGGGCAACTGGAGGATATGCAGTGCCTGGGGGGGCAGAGCTTGGGGGGGCAGAGCCTggaggagggcgggggggggcagAGCGTGGGGGGCCTCTGAGCAGGGGACACACACAAAGCCTCCAGGGCCACCAGAAGCACGGAGAGGCAGGGAAGGGCTGGCCCCTGCAGCAGGGGCCTTAACCAGGGGCCACCAACCCCCAGGGGGTCCACgggaagatttcagggggtctgtgatcttgaattgaaaattcaaaaaaccattattcttgtggggacgtgttggtgcaggtgtgatgtatttatgaAATAATTCACACTGTAGTGTGGACCTAGTAGGGTTTTTATTCTGATGTAGTGTGTTCGGAGGGCGGTGGAGAACTGCCTGCGAAAAGGTGGGTGAgcagagcagatgtagttcaggctgagcgcctgcttcccatgtaagaggtcctggttcaatccccggtaccttctttttttaaagattatttatttatcttttcttccccctgttgtctgctctctctgtccattcactgtgtgttctgcagcatccgcttgcattatccaacGGCACTGGGAAACAGCATctctttggttgtgtcatcttgctgcatcagctttccgtgtgtgcggcgccactcctggacgggctgcgctttttcacgtggagcggctctccttgtggggtgcacaacttgtgcgtggggcacccttatgcagggggcacccctgcgtggcagggcactccttgtgcgcgtgggccagctccacacaggtcaggaggccctgggttcgaaccctggactccctatggtagacggacactctatcagttgagccatgtccacttcccctcagtatcttcttaaaaaaaaagaaaaggttggtaaggatggtggagatggttttatgacgctgtgggaaaactcgaatttctaaatatttgctgaaaacgaccatttgaacagatgttgagaTGTGTTAGGCTATCAGATATTGAAATTATGAGAAAGctataaaaagtaattttgaataatcctaaaatttattttgaaggcatGCCGATGTTGAGTGTCTGCTGCTGCATTCTGAGAAGTGGTCCCTCCTGGTTTTcatttgactggcaaaggggtccgggGAAGAAAacaggttaagagcccctggccTGGCGCCTCCGGAGGGTGGGGGGCCCTGCCTGCCCTGTCATGTGGGTGCCTGGTTTCTGGAGCTAGAGAGAATAAGTGCCTGCTGCCTGAAGCCCCGGCCTTGTGGTCTTAGTTACGGCGGGCCCAGGACCCCGAGACCGCCCGTGCCAAGGGCTGTGAACCTCAGGGCCGCACAGCTGCACAGGTGCCTGGGGGCCTGACCGCCACCTTCCAGCCTCCCCACAGCCCGAGCGGGGAGCCACGAGCCCCACGGCCCAGGTAAGGAGGCCCTGGCTCGGGGCGGGGAGCCCCTTGCCAGGGGCGTGGGGGCACGCGGCAGTGCAGAGTGCCGGCACTGACCCCGGGGGTTCGAGGCTCGCTAACGCCCTGCCAGGCCGAGGCCCCTGCTCTCTCGTGGGACCCTTGAGCAACCCCCAGACAAAGGCCTGGCAACTATTTGGATGGTGTCAGCCACCCCAGCAGAAAGTGCAGAGTGGGGCTGGGGACACGGGAGAACTGTGAGTGCCCTGGAGACCTCTTCCCCCCGAGAGTGAAGTTTTCAGAGTCACGGCGGCTGCTGATGGAGAAGTGAGCTCCCCATCAGCAGAGGAGCGCAAGTCCGCTAGGCCAACCCAGAACGCCGGCCTTGGAGTGGGGACGGAGCCGGGAATGCGGCCCAATGTCTGTCCCCAGCTCTTCTGTTGCGAGGGTTGGAGGCTCAGGGGTCTGCCTAGCGTCGGCCCCGATTCTGGGTTCTGTTTCTGGGAAGGGTCTCTTGGAATCCTCACCCTCTCACACTTGGGGTTCCCCCCGGCCCCCCATGGCCTCTGCAGGGCTGCTGCCCTGCTCTGGCCTGGGCCTAAGTTAGCACACTGAACTGCCCTCGTGGATGGTGAGCTGGAAGCAGTGGCAGCACCAACACGGGGCCAAGGTCCCCAGCTGCCCAGTGAGCATCTGCAGACACAGTCTTTGTCATTATCACACAACCTGCTGGGGTGGGGTCTCTTATTATCCCCAAGTTAGAGAGGAAGAGACTGAGGTTCAGCGTGGTCCAGTCACTTCTGGGGACTCGGCAGCTTGGGGGCGGCAGGGCTGGGATATAACCAGGCAAAGCCAGTGTTCTGAACCTGGGGCTGGAAACGGGGAGCACGGGGTTCGAATTCTGGAGGCCCTCTGACCCTCACCTGGAAGTGGGTGGGGGCCCCTCTGGCTGTGCTGCTGCTGTGGTCTGGGCTCTGCCCTGTGAAGCCCCACCCAGGAGGGCACCCCAGGCATGGGCAGTGGccatgggtgggggagggggtattTGTGGCATCTCTCGTGCCAGGCCCCAAACACCCCTGGACTATGCGGGAACCATGGAATGTTCTAGAAACCCAAGAGAAGGGGATGTCCAATTGACCCTTTCAGGATGAAGAAGATGatcaagaaagagggaagaagagacttCTGGCAGAGAGAAGAGCTGGCTCAAGGGTAGGCAGCCCCGGGCCAGTGGGGGCTGTCCCAAGGCCAGGCCGGGCGGGTCCTGCTCGCCCCCATGGAGCTCTGAGACGCCCCCCTGAGATACCAaggcccccgccccctgccccagcacAGTGACCGCCGCTGGCTCCCACCCTGGCTGAGTCCCAGCCCTTTGCCCTTCTGCCGGCCGCAGCCAGAGGGGCCTTCCCAGCAGCCCCTGCCATGACCCCGGCCCCGCCTCGGGGAACAGGGGCTCTGGCGACCCCGGGGCCTTTGTATGAGCCGCTCCTTCAcggcctggccccctccccagcagCAGGCCCCACACGCCCCGGGCACGCGGCCGTCCTCCGCCGGCAGCCAGGACTGCAGGTGTGGACGTTTCCTCGGCgccaggccccgtgccagcctcTGAAGGAGCGTCGGCGGCCTCCTCGGGGCagctccctggggagggggctctcGGGACGCCCGCCTCTGCGGGTAAACCAAGGCTCCGGGAGGTGATGGCGTCGCCGAGGCCACACGACAGGCCAGCGGCCGAGGCCGGCTCGCACCTGGGAAAACCGCGTGCTGCTGTGGAAGAGCCGCCGCGGAGGCGGCGCTCGGTGCCGGGGTCACCTGCGGCCCCCCACGCCGGTCAGTGCGGGCCCTGGAGCCGCCCATCAGCCCTGGCTCTGCCGAGGGCGTAATCAACTTCCTGTTTCAGTAGCGCATAGTGAGCTGTGAGCACCCGCTGGCCCGGGGATGCCCGCGGCGAGGACGTCAGCGCCGACTAAGGCCGGCccaggaggctggggtggggggagggagggggctccAGCCACCCCAGACCCCACCCGGCAACCCTCACGGCTGGGGCTGGTTCGGGCCCTCAGGGGCCACCGGGCGCGTCCAGGGCATAGGTCCCACGTGCCCCCCTGGTTTCTCCACCGTCCGAGGGGCGGCCGAGCCCCCGACAGGCCTGGGACGGAGCGGGCGGCCCCCTCCGGCCCTCTGGCCCTGCTGCCCGGAGACCCCGCTTGGGCCCTGCGAGAGCCCCGTGCGACTGTCCACGTGGCCCCTGTGCGCCCGGCAGGGTGGGCCTTCAGGAAGTTCCGCCTGGAGGCCGCGGCTCGGGGGAGGGGCCGTGGGGGGCACGCGCCCGCTGGCCTTCACCCTcgctccttccttcctgcctccacAGCCGTCTCCGGCCCCCGGCCCCACAGCTACAGCGGCGTCTACACAGCGCCAGTGGAGACAGAGCTCGGTGCCCAGGAGCTGTGCCGCCTGCCAGCGTCAGGGCCGGGCGGCCGgcagaggcagggaaaggggaagcGCCCACGGAGGCGGCGGGGAGGCGGCGGGGGTGCCCGCGGGCCCCGGCCCGGGCGAGACCCCTCGGCTGGCTTCAGCTGCCCCGTGGAGGGGCTGGCGGGGAGCTGTGAGAGGAAGCCCCATCGGTTTCCAGGGAGGGGACACGGGAGCCGGGAGGTGCTGGTTTGGAAAGGAAACGGGCCCACATTCCAGGCTCCTTCGCCAGAAACTGATTAGGCAAGGAAGCGGCGGCTCAGGGCTGGGGGGCACCCGAAGGCGCACTGCTGAGGCCGCGGTAGCATCTCTGGGAAACGCCAGGCCCGGGCAAGCCCGTCGGCGACTGTCCAGACCGGAGCCCTCGATCCGGAGGGCCTTGTCTCTCGAGCGTGTGGCAGGGACCACGGAGAGGGGTGCTGCCCGGAACGTTCCAGAGAGACTTGCTCTGTGGCAGCGCTGTGGCTCAGAGATGGGCAGGGGTGGCCCAAGGCGGCGAGGCCGGGGACGCGGGCCCTCAGGGGCTGGGGAGGCCCTCCCGGCTTACGAGGGGGGAAGGCGGGCTCAGGTCCACAGCCAGGACCCCCGTCCCAGGGCAGTGCCGGGCCCGCTGGCCCCCCGAGCCGCCTGGGGCAGGGGCCGCCGTGAGGACCCGGCCCCTGAGCGCCAGCCCTGCCGGCACGCGTCGGCTGAGGGGGGCGCCGAGGACCGCTCGAGGAATGCCCTTGGGCCTGCTGCGCCTGGGCTGCCCACAGGTGCCACCGGCCCGTTGGCACACCTGTCTGTGGTGCTGCCGTGGCAGGCGGGCTCCCGGcccttctgctttctcttcccCCGTGGCCACGGGAACCCACGGaggctcctccctcccagggGCCGCCCCCCTCGCTTCCCAAGCACAGGCCCAcgaggtggggaaactgaggctgggggcGGCGCAGTCCACCCCACCTGGAGTGCCCTCAGGGAGAGCCGCGGGTGGATGGGGGAAACCTCGGCCACGGGGTGTGGCCCGGCCCCCTCCGCTGCCCTCAGGGCCTCCCGCGCTGGGCGCACGCGGCCCCTCGCCCTGGGCGCTGGGACGGCCCTGGGGTTTCCCCGGGCGGCGCGGGCCGAGGCGTGGCCTGCTCACGTCCAGCCTGGGGCCTTGGGCACGCGGGGGCTCCGGGCAGGAGGCCGGTGGCCTTGAGCCGCCGCCCGCAAGGCCACGCTGTCGTGCCCGGGCACGCGCTGCTCTGTGGGAAAGGGGCTTGGCCTTGGGCGACGGGAAGGGGGGACAGGCCTGGGAGTCCCGGCCCGGGGGCTTTGGTGACACTCCCCACAGCACGGGCCTGGGGGCCTCGGGGCCTGAGGGCGGGCTGCCATCTCCCAGGCCCGTCGCCCACCTCCAGTGCCGCGCCTGGCGCACACAAACCACGAGCTGCGCATGCCCTGGACTGACGGACATGTGGGGACCGGGGACTCAGGGCTGGGCCCACACCTGGCAGACACAGGTAACCCCTGCACCCCAGACCCCTGGTTTCCAAGACCAGGCACCCCAGTTCATGGGGTGCTTCAAGGATCCCCGACATTTGCCCCTGGCTCTACCCGGGTAGGTCCCACTTGCCGGCGGCAGTTTGCTCTGCGGCCAGCTCTGTGAGACCCCTTCCCTTCGGGGTCTTGCCTGCTCGCTTTCCTGGGGGTACCAGATTCTCTACGGGGCCGGGGCCCCCGGAAGCTCGGGGCAGCTGCTCCGGGGCCACTTCTCCCGCACGTCACCACCTGCAGGCGCCACCGAGGCAGAGGGGCCTTATCCACCTGTAACGGGGCCGGGTGGCCGTGGCGCCCCCTCGGGATCTGGGCCCACCCCCCACGGGCGCCcccgccccccttcccccctgGACCCCGTGGATGGGGCCAGGCTTTGGGGGCGACTAGCTCGGCAGCCCGGCCCGGTGGGCGCTCTGGGTGAGGGGCCGGGGTTCCCGCGGCCTGTGGGGGTGAGCGAGGACCCCGGGCCCCCTCTCGGGTCAGCCGCCCCACAGTCACCTTTGAGCCTCGGAGTGGCCCGAGGGGGGGCCCGGGGCTTGTGTGGCCGGTGACCCCTGACCCCTGTGGGTAGGGAGGCCCCCTGTCCTGTCCGTCCAAGCAGCATGTCCAGGACGAGCCCGCACCCGTGGCCTCTTCCCTGCGTCAGGTCGGTCACCCGTGGCGAGTCCGTCGGGGGAGGGGACGGCACGCCCGGGGCAGGGGCCGGTCACTCTGGGGGGGCCGCACGGAGCCCACCCTCGCAGGCGCTGCCCACGGCTGACCGCTGTCCCCGGTGGGACCGCCCCTCCCGCCCTGCGCCGCGCCCGGGCTCCTGCTCACAGCCCCTCTGCGGGCGGGCAGCACCCCTCCCCCGCGTGGACGGCCCCGGGGTGGCCTCTGTGCCGCCAGCGCTCTGCGTGCGTGGGGCTGGGCCAGGCGGGCGTGCTGGCGCGTGCCGAGCGTGGGGGCCGGGCGCCGTGCCACGAGCACCAGGGGCGGCGTGGGCTGCCCCCGCCCGTGCCGTCTGGGGTGGTCAGAGGCCACTGGGCCCGGGCCAGGGCGCCTGCTGCCACCTGGTGGCCAGGCCCGAGCAGTCCCCGGCGTGGGCTCCCGCCGAAGAGGGGCCCCGGGCGGCCCAAGAGACCCCGCGGCTCCGGACtccggccccccagccccccgaAGCTGGTAGCGGGGTGTCTGGGTGTCCCCCCGAGAGCGGGCTCAGGGGCCCAGCACCGCCCGCCGCCGGCCCCGCTCCAGGTTCCCCCCAGGTGCGGGCTCCCCCAGCACCGGGCGAAGCAGGGGGGTCTCAGCCCGCCTGGGGGAGCAGGACAGGGAGAGGCGGGCGGGGGGTGCTGGGGTCGGCGGTGGGCACTGCCGGGCCTCTCCGGATTGGGGCTCGCCCACCGCACAGCGCTCCCGGGTCCTGGGGCCAAACCTGCCCTCCCCTCCAACTGCCTCCCCCTCCTCTAATCGCAGACGCCCAGGGCAGCCCCTGCTCCACGCGCCAGCGAGCCTGCCCTCCTCACTGCGCAACCCCGAGGGGCACCCACGGTCAGGCCTGCTGCCCCCCGCCTCCCCGCAGGCCTCGggggcccctcccctccctccccctcctcccatcgATAAGCGTCCACTCACTCCCTGGCCGGCACCAAGTGCAGAGGGGACGAGGCCTGCACTCGGCTCTTTGCCCACCTCCTGCCTTGGCACAGCGGTCAGCAGGGGTGcaggcccccaccccaccttggTGGGGCAGCCCGGGATTGGGGGCTTTGGGGGGCCCTTGGTGGGGCAGCCCAGTCTCTTGGGGGACAGTTGGTGGGGTGGCCCGGGGGTCTTGGGGGGCCCTTAGTGGGGCGGTGGGGGTCTTGGGGGTCCCTGGCGGGGCAGCAGGGGTCCCCCACCCTGTGAACTCCTTGGCCGCCTCCGCACCCGGTGGCGAGTTCCGGTCCCCGGCGCCCGGCACCGCTCGGCACACGCCGGCCTCGGGGAGCGGCCGCCGAAGCAAACACCTTGAGAGCCAAACTGTGGGGGCCAGGCAGGCGTGGGCACGGCGGGGCGCGGGGGGGACAAACGCCACAGAGCCGGGGATTCTGTGAAAATAGTCGGCATGTATTTGCAGGGAGCAGCGGCTCTTCACGGCGCGGTTGCGGGGCCGGCGTCCACCAAGCGCTGGAGGCTCTCGACGGCACCCGCCACCCTTGGGGAAGGCGAGCTTCAGGGCCCAGCTCGGTCTCTTttgaacatcaaaataaaaacctttgACATACACATTGCACCCAAGGTAACAATTGAAAAAACAGAACCAAACAGTCAACCTCAGAAATTCCTCCGCGCGGGGTTCTGTGTAAAGACCTTGCGGCCGGCCCCTGGGCATGGTGGTGCAGGAGGGGCCCCTGCCAGGGCGGCGGTGCCCCGTGCAGCCGGGGAGTGTGCCTGCCGGGTCCCTGCAGCGCTCGGGGCCTGGGCGACCTGTGCTCAGGCGGGGATCCCAGGCGGGGGCCCCCTCCCGCTGCAGCGCCGACCCTGCTCCCCCCCAACCCTCGGGGGAAAAAAGAACTAAGGAAGGCTGCATTCACATTACGACATGAGGATAGCACCAGGGACGTGGGGCCGGCCCCCGCAGAGCCCCCAGGAAGCCTCTTCTCAAGAGCCATCGCTGGGGGGGGAGCGGGCAGGAGGGCGACCGGGCAGCAGCCGCGCAGGGCGAAGGTGCGGGGGAGCTGGCGTGCCCAGCGCGGCGAGGGCGACCCAGAGCCTGTGTGCCGCCCGCTTGCTCTTGGTGACAAGGTGACTCAGACGTGGCTCTTTGCGGGGAGCCCCCACCTTAGCCGCCGGATTTCTAAGGTCGCTTTGGAATTCCCGCCACAGTGGCATCAAGACTCAGAGGGAACGCAGCACCCGCTGGCCACCTGGGCTGGCTTCCCCGCCAGGTGACCACTGGGGCAAACCACTGCAAAGCTTCCAACGCTGATGCCTGCAGCCTGGCGAGGGGGCGCGTGCGGTGCAGGCGTGGCACACTCTCTCCGAGTCTTTGGTTTGGAGAAAACGGCCTCCTCGAGGTCTCAAAGGGGCTGCCGCTGGCCCGCCCTCTTGAACGCATCCTCAGCCCTCCAGCGAGGAAGGCAGGGCCCTCGACTCCAGGCCCTGCTCAGAGCACCAACACCTCAGCCCTTATGTCCAAGGCTGGGCATTTGCCCGAGAAACCAGGCGAACAAAGCCGTCAAGCAGCCACACAGCGGACGTCTCAGAGAGCCGATGCTGTCCCCTGACGCG is a genomic window of Dasypus novemcinctus isolate mDasNov1 chromosome 18, mDasNov1.1.hap2, whole genome shotgun sequence containing:
- the LOC131274266 gene encoding basic proline-rich protein-like, yielding MSPAPRALPAAASSPWRAAGGGGGAAGPRGGSCPRPPGSTASPARAPSPPRPGPEPPAPPRRPEATALRCGRARRAAGRSGCAPLRAHTPPPLRLFSMDPRAASGPAATGRASGAGCGGRRAGGGACASPAPAPPRPRPRLGRGALAPPLGAPAPPPGRPESSPAVAPPPGAPAPPPGRPESSPAVAPPPRRAGPAPGPARVLPGGGPAPSARRPRPRAGQGPPRRWPRPPSAPAPPPGWPGSSPAVAPPPQRAGPAPGLARVLPGGGPAPGPARVLPGAGQPRGPPPAMKSPLAPVSLFES